Part of the Arvicola amphibius chromosome 17, mArvAmp1.2, whole genome shotgun sequence genome is shown below.
gagtaaattgggagtattgggaccttgggagagggctgaaggggaggggagaaggagggaagggactAGAGAAAAACGTAAagttcaacaaaaatcaataaaaaaagaaaaaagagaaaaagcaagacTCCATAATTTTATTCATTGCCATAATTGTTAAATTAAGCAAAACTAATTAGTTATCTTATATAAGTGATTAAATGAACTATAGTACATGTTCACAAAGAAGGGCTACATGATAGAGCTGTAAATAGTTTGAAGTATCTTTTTAAACTCTTGTGTTTGACAAGATAATAGCATTGTGCAAATAAACCAAGAGGACACCATATCTTTGTAGGTTAACACATTTCTCTTAAGGTCAATGTGTCTAAAACAGGTTTCTCTTATATCATcttatattttcatctttcataCCACACTGAAATAAACTCAGAATTATGTAACACTGATTTCAAAATGTGGGTCCATGATAAGCATTCAAGCATTGTAGCAATCTATTAACAGTACTCTGGCAgctgtattaaaaataatgaatgtagtgtataaacatgcacacacatacaaaggtcTGATTTTATAAAAAGCACTTCTGTATCATACAATTTGGCAGTCCCTCAGGAAATGAGGCTCTTAGATCTCAGTTACCCTGAGGACTCTTCATTCTTGTGAGATTTTCCTGTAGGACATTGGGAAATAAATCCTCTATCGTCTTATTAGATGGTAAATTTTTATATAGTACTATATGTCACGTTCAGCAAGGTTTATAATATCTCACAAGTGAACTGCAATGAGCTGTAGAAATGAGGGTGATGTGGCTTATTTTCATATCAAAATGGGATaaactgattaaaaataataactataaaaGAACATTTGGTCAATCATGTGTTTAGAGATAGAATGAGGTGCTAGGGGAGAAGAAGGATCATCAGTGCTCTCTGTACACAACGGCAATGGACTGGGCTATGTGCAGAAAGCTTGCTCAAATCTGCACGTGTGACCTACTGACAAAGCTGGAGAACAGTCAAAGGGTTAGTGTTTTTATCATTCACATTTGACTCGTGGATAGTGGTGAAATATTAGTAATCAATACAATCATAACCTAAAATGAAagtctttgattttttaattCTGTAACATTTCATCTAATGAACATAATTGCATTTATTAGCTTGTGTTATTTTATTccttaggtcatttttttttcaccataAGATTACATGGTAATGTGATTGTTGAGGTCAGATAAATCAGTATCTTGGTGAGATGGAATTCCACCACATGATTGTATATTTGATTCAGTGTCATCATTGAGATGACCTACATAAacaggaacattttatttttcatagaacAATTTTATGACTTAAAAGATATGGTTCATGAGGGGAAAACccatgtattattttcttttctttcttttcctcattattttattaaaaatatccatctcctcctctcctcctcccccttccctcccctcccttccacccatactcccattcccaccctctccaggccaaagagccattagggttcccttcactatgttaagtccaaggtcctcccaattccccctacgtccaggaaggtgagccaaaatgacaaggctcacagtgagcccgtccatgctgtagagtccaagcccattgccgttttccttggtttctcagtcctcctccaccatcagccacattcagagagtccggtttggtcgcctgttccatcagtccaattccaactggacttggtgatctcccgttagttctgtcccactgtctcaatgggtgaacgcacccctcacggtcctgacttccttgctcatgatctccctccttttgttcctcatcaggaccttgggagctcagtccagtgctccaatgtggggctctgtcattttctccatccatcaccaggtgaaggttctatggtgatatacaagatattcatgagtacggcaatagaatctggacatttctggctccctctcctcagctgtccaaggaactagctgggggcatcttcctggatacctgggaacccctctagagtcaagtctctgccaaccctagaatggctcccttaagtaagatataattccctgttcccacatccacccttcctatatcccaaccatcctattcccccaagctctccccatcttccacttcacacttttctctccccatccccccatcctccaatcccaccccaccctaaagttcccattttttgcctggcaatcttgtctacttccaatatccaggaggctaactatatgtttttctttggattcaccttcttatttaccttctctaggatcatgaattataggctcaatgtcctttatttatggctagaaaccaattatgagtgagtacatcccatgttcatctttttgggcctggattacctcactcaggatggtgttttctatttccatccatttgcatgcaaaattcaagatgtcattgttttttatcgctgagtagtactctaatatgtatatattccacactttcttcatccattcttccactgaagggcatctaggttgtctccaggttctggctattacaaataatgctgctataaacatagttgaacaaatgcttttgtaatatgattgggcatctcttgggtaaattcccaagagtgggattgctgggtcctggggtaggttggtcccaaatttcctgagaaacctccacactgctttccaaagtggttgtgcaagtttgcattcccaccagcaatggatgagtgtaccctttactccacagcctctccagcaaaggctatcattggtgtttttgattttagccaaactgacaggtataagatggtatctcaaagttgttttgatttgcatttccctgattgctaaggaggttgagcatgcccttaagtgtcttttggccattggaaattcttctgttgagaattctctgttcagttcagtgccccattttttaattgggttaattagcattttaaagtctagtctcttgagttcctaatatattttggagatcagacctttgtctgttgcggggttggtgaaaatcttttcccagtcagtaggctgcctttttgtcttagtgacagtgttctttgctttacagaagctgctcagcttcaggaggtcccatttattcaatgctgccccttaatgtctgtgctgctggggctatacataggaagcagtctcctgtgcccaaatgttgtagagtacttcccactttctcctctaacaggttcagtgtgttcagattgatattgaagtcgttaatccatttggacttgagttttgtgcatggtgatagatatggatctactttcgttcttctacaggttgacatccagttatgccagcaccatttgttgaagatgctttctttcttccattgtgtgcttttagctcctttatcgaaaatctggtgttcataggtttgtgggttaagttctgggtcttctattcgattccattggtcgaattctctgtttttatgccagtaccaagctgttttcaatactgtagctctgtaatagagtttgaagtcaaggatggtaatgcctccagaagttcctttattgtataagattgttttggctatcctgggtttcttgttcttccatataaagttgattattgtcctctcaagatctgtgaagaattttgatgggacctttaaggggattgcattgaatctatagattgcctttggtagaattgccatttttactatgttgatcttcccaacccaagagcaagggagatctttccattttctggtatcctcttcaatttctttcttcaaagacttaaagttcttgtcaaatagatctttcacttcccttagcaattagggaaatgcaaatcaaaacaactttgagataccattttacacctgtgagattggctaaaatcaaaaacaccaatgatagcctttgctggagagatgtcCAATCTCTCTGCTTGATAGTACCTACATTGCAGTACGGCTTTACATAGAGACAGATAGGAAAGAGTACCTAAAGAAGGCTCAGGCCTGAAAACCAGACCTTATTAGAGGAAACAGATGTCACAGCTTTTAGTAAGAAGATTTAAAAGTTCATTCAAAAACTTTTATTAACTGGGTTTTCAAAGCTTTGATTTCTGAAAATAGTCACTCTTACTTTGATCTTTTGGGATCAACACAAACTTGATTTAATGTCATTTGTTTCATGTATAGAATAtgtaaaatactgattttttacATACACAATTATTAGTGAGGCcaagaatttcatttatttaagtgATAGTTGACATTATAtttcaatattattattttataagatatttacatattCAAAATTCAGCTCAGCAACAGTATCGCCACCAATTGTAAGCATGAAATACTTAATGTAATCTCTTCTTTTCAGATATATCTTTGATCTTTTAATTTTGCATACTATTTCATGTACCATTTGTTGTTTGgcttccattcattttctttttcttcacatttcCTTTACCATAATACAAACGCGTTTTTATATTTCTCTGCTTCtactatatttattatttatctttcttaaattttatatatttttaagttttattaataaTAAGGAGATCAACTAACTACCTCTACTGCCCATATCATCGTTAACATAATTAATAATGAGATGTACTGTGAAGGAAGTGTCAGGGACATGACATCATGAAGGGTTAGAGATATTAGCAAAGATACAATAGTTCTTTAGAATACAATATCAAGATTATTCTCTGTGTGATTCTATTGACTATCTGAAACACTATGTCATGAACCACAAAAGAATTTATGAGTTGAGACAAGAGAACTGTTGCCCAATATTTTTTAGaattgcttagcatgtgcaaaacCCTGGGTTAGAACTATGAGACAGAAAGCTGTTAAACAGAAAATTGACCATTCTGATTTTCTAGGTGTTTTTGAATATGTGTTTTTAAACGCCACATTTAGATTCTCCTACTGACTGATTTGTCTCTGtttcataatatttaaaattccaaGATGTGTGGGTTTTCTAATTAgtcagataaattaaaaaaactataCTTATGTGATAAAAATCCTCTTTAAATGCTTAAAATAAACCTATATTCATCCACAGATGCAAATCATGTGCTGTCCAAATGTgaaattttaagaagtgtttgGAGTACTTATCTGCAGCGTCTCTTTTCTACAGAACACACACAATGCATCACTCATATTTCCTGGGAGACCTCCTTTCCCATTCAGGCTTGATTTAAGACAGAAGACTGTAATGGGAAGCCATTCAGAAGAGTCGGTGTTTATTTGTGGGGTTAGCTGGTGACACAGTCTTGAGAATTGTGCCATTCACCACTTCAGCCTAATCACACTTGCCATAGAAGATACTTATAttacattaatgaataaaatagttcTTCTGTAATACTAGAAATTTTTGCCTTCTTAGAAAATTTCCATTCtagtataaatatatttctaaaatgataGTTAATGTGACCAATGGGAATGATCTTCTTAGAATATTAAATCAATTAGTATTGGCTTGGCAATTAACTTGAgatattaacaaaattaaatttttaatatggGTTTAGAATGGAGATTTGAATGGAGAGCCACAGAAGAATACAAATGCAGCACACAAGCATTTGAGGACCTATAAATGGGCAAGAACGATGCACAGAACTCTGCTCCAAACCTCAGAGCTCTGACAGATGTGGTGATGTGGTAGAGGATATGTTCAAAGAGGGACTTGAATATTGATTTCTGAAAACATTTgtgcatttattaaacattaatAGAGATTTTTATgggtgaaaaggaagaaatctttTTCCTGGTTGTGAtattagttttgtatttttgtagaTTTGCTAAGAAACGAGAAATGAAGAACCAATCTATGGAAATAGTGTTTATTTTGCTGGGACTGAACAATGACCCTCAGCTACAAATTctgattttcctgtttctgtttatcAATTACATCTTGAGCCTGATGGGGAACTTAGTGATCATCCTCCTCACCCTCATGGATCCCCACCTCAAGACTCCAATGTACTTCTTCCTCCGGAATTTTTCCTTCCTAGAAATGGCATTCACCTCAGTGTGCATCCCTAGGTTCCTGATGAGCATTCTCTCAGGAGATAAAACGATTTTGTACAGTGGTTGTGCAGCTCAATTATTCTTCTTTTTCCTACTAGGGGTCACAGAGTTTTATCTCCTGGCAGCCAtgtcctatgaccgctatgttgcCATCTGCAGACCACTGCATTACCCCATCATCATGAACAGCAAAGTGTGTCACCTGCTGGTCATCAGCTCCTGGGTGACTGGGTTCTTAGTCATCTTCCCTCCTTTGCTGTTGACACTCAAACTGGAATTCTGTGCTTCCAAAACCATAGACCATTTCCTATGTGACACCTCTGTCCTGCAGTTGTCTTGCACAGATACACGCTTAATAGAGTTAATGGCTTTTGCATTAGCTGTGATGACCCTCATCATCACCTTGATCTTAGTGATCCTCTCCTACACACTCATCATCAAAACCATCCTAAAGTTCCCGTCAGCTCAGCAACGGAGAAAGGCCTTTTCCACCTGCTCCTCACACATGGTGGTTGTCTCTATTACTTATGGCAGCTGTATTTTCATGTACATGAAAACATCAGCCAAGGAGAGGGTGACTTTAAACAAAGGTGTGGCTGTGCTCAACACTTCTGTGGCCCCTTTGCTAAACCCATTCATCTACACCCTAAGGAACCAGCAGGTGAAGGATGCGTTCAAACAGGTCCTTCACAGATGGTGTTCTTTTCAAAACCCATGAGACAAGATTTAGACATAAATATCTTCTTGAAAGCTAAACTACTCTCAACTGTATTAGTTGTGATGTAAGTCAATTCACTTATTGAGTGTTTTATCCACTTGTTTCCTAAGCCAATCtaaatgtttctgattttcttttagcTCATCTTCTAACTGAGAGAGATGAACTTGTTTCCTCAAAATCAGAATATTCAGCTATATGTTTATAAGAGAATTCTCATAAACTTTTGTGTACTGAATGTTTATTAAACTGAAACTTGCTAGATTTAACAAGTTAAGGTATATTGCAAGGATTACATTGTAATAGACACAACTACATTACTATAATGTAAAATAATTGGGAGTGTCACAACAGATAGAATATTTagtaatttgaaatataaattaaagaagaaaacatcacTTCCAGTGAACCCtaaaaaatgaataaggaaacaaTTTAAGAGTCCTATGATGAGTGGCATAAAATATGCCAAAGAATTGGAAATCTGTTGTAAAAATTCCCCTGAAGAAATATGTTGAGAATATGCTGTTTTGTTAGATTAATTTGATGgtattttgcttaaaataaacTCTGAGTTTTGTACtaattattttataagtttatgATTTGTAGATGTTGAATGTGATGCTAAACCAAGAAAGacattatatttattctttattcataCCTTGGTGTGAAGATATTTCTACCTACTAAACTAAAATCAGAAGATAAAATTTCCTTATCAAATTGGATTATGTCAATTTTCACAAATTTGCTTATGTATTTTAATCCACTACTGTAAAATCTTTTTAAACCTGTGTGCTAGACTAGTCTGCATTTATGAGCACCTAGAGGACACCACAACAAGTTGCTTTCCTCCATGTGTTCCAGTCACACTGTGCCACCACCCATCTCTATCCAGGGACCTTTTGTAATTCTCCATTAGCCTCACCTTTCTGGACTCTCATAGAAAATTAACAGCAC
Proteins encoded:
- the LOC119803384 gene encoding olfactory receptor 6C6-like — encoded protein: MKNQSMEIVFILLGLNNDPQLQILIFLFLFINYILSLMGNLVIILLTLMDPHLKTPMYFFLRNFSFLEMAFTSVCIPRFLMSILSGDKTILYSGCAAQLFFFFLLGVTEFYLLAAMSYDRYVAICRPLHYPIIMNSKVCHLLVISSWVTGFLVIFPPLLLTLKLEFCASKTIDHFLCDTSVLQLSCTDTRLIELMAFALAVMTLIITLILVILSYTLIIKTILKFPSAQQRRKAFSTCSSHMVVVSITYGSCIFMYMKTSAKERVTLNKGVAVLNTSVAPLLNPFIYTLRNQQVKDAFKQVLHRWCSFQNP